The following are from one region of the Dehalobacter sp. genome:
- a CDS encoding AAA domain-containing protein, producing MKNTEKIVALYKYIAQLCALKYRVVKDVDKQYWTRYLKDIPDAPEYISIYYRDRVEEETSDDTVLLAVKKPDFQRCPEPHDVISEWLEPGWDHFSNEVKIKNTLSQNDENSDNKEYQSEKFSDSKQRISVFESWNARRDIWVGKQRVIDKTRKFFAQLFELYTDLERESETLEIMVGNGIVKEVGNNAINHPILLKPVKLQFDAEKNIISIHDTVTEPELYTLLFQEMREINHGAVKQLQETLRENYYHPLDRNDSPDFLKILTHRLCPDSHFITDEQDKICNSDKIITTLNPVFFARKRIDGTLKTIEEIIKTIEGTGRVPGHLIDLVDGGLIEIPENENEPTIEEQLAAISGESISILLSKEANREQLEIAERIEHYNAVLVQGPPGTGKTHTIANLLGHFLAQGKSVLVTSHTKKALSVLKEKLPNEIKDLCVSVLDDTNLDMVRSIDGITEYMSRHTANELKRQDETDSRQRASIMQQLAEVRKKIFTIKHKEFEPIVYNGDSYSPAEVAAFVNANAAELSYIPGKVKLSHPLPVTVEQLIMLYHSNVGITESEEKELACSIPAIDVLLSPSSFENDLLSSEKCKSRIDEISKELNLNIDINLDKKSIHRNGGSPANPFVQNPSAERLEQLSHYVNSFKDIDGWMIHAAVDGNKGGGYRQRWDKLINAIKDTAAYADSIVAEMLGRHFEIMPEAISVQLSSHLQKIIEIFQKKGKITKFDLLFNKSLEMVLTSIKINGLPISSENDCRLIQNYLELQEKRSQTALLWNELIAKHDMIEFSSLDDEPERIGLRMIPNIKRYLDWYQEEYSNLMQFVNQAGLFADAIFCESEMDSELMRTEKMLNKVQKELPLYIEFANLLITLCNIEERKRQMIQSLSEGKRKNSPTCNSLKESITSCNHESYTKYYQQLSELYNKYALKSLREEMLELIEPIAPEWTDEIRNRVGIHGELTCPPSIADAWKWKQFAGIIDSITAEPFEELQHKSVMLSRELQRITAKVAASRAWYNLMLRTERNLSMRQALQGWKLTVKKIGKGTGKNAPALRKQARELMVECQVAVPAWIMTVNKAMESLNPANNNFDVVIIDEASQSDISALCIMYMAKKVIIVGDDKQVSPMAVGVDVDKMNALRDMHIKDIIPAAHLYDAKTSLYDIAGTTFQPLMLREHFRCLPDIIGYSNKLSYDFKIKPLRDASSTQISPPMVNFRVDGGIREGRQKINIKEAETIVALLMACLEQKEYEYLTFGVISLLGNEQSEKIQQIILKRIDPVIIEQRRILCGDASHFQGDERDVVFLSLVDSNEGDGPLSMAGEGADQSRKQRYNVAASRAKDQLWVVHSLDYSRDLKSGDLRRDLLEYAENPKAFIQLAEKVKAKAESPFEEAVGKSLVASGYHLIQQKDVGAYRIDMVVQYKDKSIAVECDGESFHSGDEKVREDMERQAILERIGWKFIRIRGSEYYRNPEGTMERVKLELTRNGILPETILEESVSQEKSLLLDNVKIRAAQILDEWHSEKGDELNEIRFEPVITQPLKQETMMPAEKENRTIQPVGNVPDLSLVQKQIIKKSEKPYEKPTSSTIHSTAKTNNQMNIRTEKLKISSKGNFLINSFKNAGISYIDNRMQSGIIWVPLINSEKMKIEKIINESGLRFSFEGRGSKATENKPAWRIMAD from the coding sequence ATGAAAAACACAGAGAAAATAGTTGCTCTTTACAAATATATAGCACAACTGTGTGCGCTGAAATATCGAGTTGTTAAAGACGTTGATAAACAATATTGGACTCGTTATTTAAAAGATATTCCCGATGCGCCAGAATACATATCAATATATTACAGAGACAGAGTCGAAGAAGAAACAAGCGATGATACAGTTCTGCTGGCGGTAAAAAAGCCAGATTTTCAGCGTTGCCCTGAACCACATGACGTTATTTCAGAGTGGTTAGAACCCGGCTGGGATCACTTTTCAAATGAAGTTAAAATTAAAAACACTCTATCTCAGAATGATGAAAATTCAGATAATAAAGAATATCAATCTGAAAAATTCAGCGATTCAAAACAACGCATAAGTGTTTTTGAGTCATGGAATGCACGAAGGGATATTTGGGTTGGAAAACAACGTGTTATTGATAAGACAAGAAAATTCTTTGCACAATTGTTTGAATTATATACCGATTTGGAGCGTGAATCAGAAACACTTGAGATTATGGTCGGTAACGGAATTGTAAAAGAAGTAGGTAATAATGCCATTAACCATCCAATACTTCTCAAGCCGGTAAAGCTTCAATTTGATGCCGAAAAGAATATCATTAGCATCCATGACACGGTTACAGAACCAGAACTTTACACGTTACTTTTTCAAGAAATGCGTGAAATCAATCATGGTGCTGTAAAGCAACTTCAAGAAACCCTACGCGAGAATTATTATCACCCTTTGGATCGCAATGATTCCCCGGATTTCCTTAAAATTTTGACACACAGGCTCTGCCCAGATAGTCATTTTATTACGGATGAGCAAGATAAAATCTGTAATTCAGACAAGATTATTACAACACTAAATCCGGTATTTTTTGCTCGAAAGCGTATCGATGGGACTCTTAAAACAATTGAAGAAATCATAAAGACAATAGAAGGAACTGGTCGCGTTCCTGGACATCTTATTGATTTAGTGGATGGAGGGCTTATAGAAATCCCGGAAAATGAGAATGAGCCAACAATTGAGGAGCAACTTGCTGCCATAAGTGGTGAAAGCATTTCTATTTTACTTTCAAAGGAAGCAAATCGAGAGCAGCTTGAAATTGCCGAACGCATAGAGCATTATAATGCTGTTTTGGTACAAGGGCCTCCTGGCACAGGAAAAACTCATACTATTGCGAATTTACTCGGACATTTTCTGGCACAAGGAAAAAGTGTTTTGGTAACCAGTCATACGAAAAAAGCACTTTCTGTACTCAAAGAAAAATTACCCAATGAAATCAAAGACTTGTGTGTTTCTGTCCTGGATGACACGAATCTTGACATGGTACGTTCTATCGATGGTATCACAGAATATATGTCCAGACATACTGCAAACGAGTTGAAAAGACAAGATGAAACAGATTCACGGCAGCGTGCATCAATTATGCAACAATTAGCTGAAGTTCGCAAAAAGATTTTTACCATTAAGCACAAAGAATTTGAGCCCATTGTTTATAACGGAGACAGCTATTCCCCGGCCGAGGTCGCCGCATTTGTTAATGCCAATGCGGCTGAATTATCATACATTCCTGGGAAAGTAAAACTATCTCACCCTCTGCCCGTTACTGTTGAGCAACTCATTATGCTTTATCATAGTAATGTAGGTATAACAGAGTCAGAGGAAAAGGAATTGGCCTGTTCTATTCCAGCAATTGATGTTCTTTTATCTCCTTCATCGTTTGAAAATGACTTACTGAGCAGTGAAAAATGTAAATCAAGAATTGATGAGATTTCAAAAGAATTGAATCTTAATATTGATATTAATCTGGATAAGAAGTCCATACATAGAAATGGAGGATCTCCTGCTAATCCATTTGTCCAAAACCCCTCCGCGGAAAGACTAGAGCAGCTCTCTCATTATGTAAACTCTTTTAAAGATATAGATGGCTGGATGATTCATGCAGCTGTGGATGGAAATAAGGGAGGCGGGTATCGTCAAAGATGGGATAAGCTGATAAATGCAATTAAAGATACTGCGGCTTATGCTGATTCAATAGTTGCAGAGATGCTGGGCCGTCATTTTGAAATTATGCCGGAAGCAATATCTGTCCAATTATCATCACATTTACAAAAAATAATCGAGATTTTTCAAAAGAAAGGGAAAATTACTAAGTTTGACTTGCTTTTTAACAAGTCATTGGAAATGGTACTTACGAGCATAAAAATTAATGGTCTGCCTATTTCATCGGAAAACGATTGCAGATTGATTCAAAACTATTTAGAACTTCAAGAGAAAAGGAGTCAGACTGCTCTTCTTTGGAATGAATTGATTGCAAAGCATGATATGATTGAATTTAGTTCGCTTGATGATGAACCTGAACGTATCGGCTTGAGGATGATACCCAATATTAAGCGCTATCTTGACTGGTATCAGGAGGAATACTCAAACCTGATGCAATTTGTAAATCAAGCAGGTTTATTTGCAGATGCTATTTTTTGCGAATCAGAAATGGATTCCGAGCTAATGCGCACAGAAAAAATGCTTAATAAAGTTCAAAAGGAGTTACCCCTTTATATTGAATTTGCAAATCTCCTTATTACCTTGTGTAATATTGAGGAGAGAAAAAGGCAAATGATACAGTCATTGTCTGAAGGAAAGCGCAAGAACTCCCCAACCTGTAATTCTCTGAAAGAATCTATTACCAGTTGTAATCATGAATCATATACAAAATACTATCAACAATTATCTGAGCTGTACAATAAATATGCTCTTAAGTCATTGCGTGAAGAAATGTTGGAGCTTATAGAGCCTATAGCACCGGAATGGACTGATGAGATCAGAAACAGAGTTGGAATTCACGGTGAATTGACTTGTCCGCCATCAATTGCTGATGCATGGAAGTGGAAACAGTTTGCGGGCATTATAGACTCTATTACGGCAGAACCATTTGAAGAGCTTCAACACAAATCGGTAATGCTTTCACGTGAGTTGCAGCGAATCACAGCTAAGGTTGCTGCCAGCCGCGCATGGTATAATCTTATGCTTCGTACTGAGCGTAATTTAAGCATGAGGCAAGCATTGCAAGGATGGAAGCTAACTGTCAAGAAAATAGGCAAAGGTACAGGAAAAAACGCACCGGCACTTAGAAAACAGGCACGCGAATTGATGGTGGAATGTCAGGTTGCTGTCCCCGCATGGATTATGACGGTTAATAAAGCGATGGAGAGTCTTAATCCAGCCAACAACAACTTTGATGTCGTTATCATTGACGAGGCCAGTCAATCTGACATTTCGGCACTCTGTATCATGTACATGGCTAAAAAAGTAATCATAGTTGGGGATGACAAACAGGTCAGCCCAATGGCTGTTGGTGTAGATGTTGATAAGATGAATGCTTTGCGTGATATGCATATAAAGGACATCATTCCAGCAGCACATCTTTATGATGCTAAAACATCTCTCTATGATATTGCCGGGACTACATTCCAGCCATTGATGCTACGCGAGCATTTCAGATGCCTTCCAGATATTATAGGGTACAGTAATAAGCTATCATATGATTTTAAGATTAAACCGCTTCGAGATGCAAGCAGCACTCAAATATCGCCACCTATGGTTAACTTTAGGGTGGACGGTGGAATTCGTGAAGGAAGGCAAAAGATTAATATAAAAGAAGCCGAGACAATAGTTGCTTTATTGATGGCATGTTTGGAGCAGAAAGAATATGAATATCTGACATTTGGCGTGATTTCACTCTTAGGTAATGAGCAATCAGAAAAAATACAGCAAATTATTTTAAAAAGGATTGACCCTGTTATTATTGAACAGAGGCGTATCTTATGTGGTGATGCTTCCCATTTTCAAGGCGATGAGCGAGATGTTGTATTTCTCTCACTCGTTGACAGTAACGAGGGCGATGGTCCACTCAGTATGGCTGGAGAAGGTGCTGACCAGTCAAGGAAACAGAGATATAATGTTGCAGCCAGCCGGGCTAAGGATCAATTATGGGTCGTTCATTCTCTTGATTATTCAAGAGATTTAAAAAGTGGTGATTTACGCCGTGATTTACTCGAATATGCGGAAAATCCCAAGGCATTTATACAACTTGCCGAAAAAGTCAAAGCTAAAGCTGAGTCTCCATTTGAAGAAGCCGTAGGCAAATCGTTAGTGGCCTCTGGGTATCATTTGATTCAGCAAAAAGATGTTGGTGCTTACCGTATTGACATGGTAGTGCAGTATAAAGACAAAAGCATTGCTGTGGAATGCGATGGCGAATCTTTCCACAGTGGAGATGAAAAAGTTCGCGAGGATATGGAGCGACAAGCCATTTTGGAGAGAATTGGCTGGAAGTTTATACGTATTCGTGGAAGCGAGTATTATCGTAACCCTGAAGGAACTATGGAACGAGTCAAACTGGAGTTAACCAGAAATGGCATTCTGCCCGAAACGATATTAGAAGAGTCTGTTTCACAAGAAAAGTCTTTGTTACTCGACAATGTTAAAATCCGTGCCGCACAGATTCTTGACGAATGGCACTCGGAAAAGGGTGATGAACTCAATGAAATACGATTTGAACCTGTCATTACTCAGCCATTGAAGCAAGAAACCATGATGCCTGCAGAAAAAGAAAATCGTACCATTCAACCAGTTGGGAATGTCCCCGATTTGTCACTTGTTCAGAAACAAATTATAAAAAAATCTGAAAAACCATATGAAAAACCAACCAGTAGTACTATTCATTCTACTGCTAAGACAAACAATCAAATGAACATAAGGACTGAAAAGCTTAAGATTTCATCTAAAGGCAACTTCCTAATCAATTCCTTTAAAAATGCGGGCATCTCATATATAGATAACCGTATGCAGTCAGGCATAATATGGGTACCGCTTATTAACAGTGAAAAAATGAAAATCGAGAAAATCATTAACGAAAGTGGATTGCGTTTCAGTTTTGAAGGTCGAGGCTCAAAAGCCACGGAAAATAAGCCTGCATGGAGAATAATGGCCGATTAA